The genomic stretch ACGAGCGCCGGCCCCAGCGCGAGCGCCGTCACGCCGACCGTCGAGGCGAGCACGATGGCCGTCGCCGCGCCCAGCGCCGCCCCACTCGACACGCCGACCAGGCCGGGATCGGCGAGCGGGTTGCGGAAGAGCCCCTGCATCAGCGCCCCGCTGACGGCCAGCCCGGCTCCGACGAGCACGCCGAGCAACACGCGCGGCAGCCGAATCGCCAACAGCACGGCCTCCTGCTGCGCCGTCCCGCCGGCCACGTCAAGGCCGAGCGCCCCGGCCAGCGCGGCCAGCACCGCCGACGGCGGCACGCGGACGGCCCCGACGCCGACGGAGATCACGCACGCGACGACGAGCGCGGCGCTCAGCCCGCCCAGCGCGAGGCGCACCCGCCGCGCGCGGTGCTCGGCCGCGCGGGCGAGCGCCGCCGCGCCTTCGACGGGCGCCTCGTCCGAGGCGTGGTCGAACGCGGGGGCGAGGGAGGCCACGGCACTCATCGGCTCCCGGCGTCGGCCAGCGCCCGGGCCAGCTCGGCCACCCCCTCGCCGAACCGCGGTCCCAGGCCGAGCAGGAGCGCGTCGTCGACGGCGACCACGCGGCGCGCGGCACCGGCCGGTGTCTGCGCCAGGCCGGGCTGCGCGAACAGGCCCTCCGCGCCGCCCAGGCTCTCCAGCCCGCGCGACGGGATCACGACCACGTCCGGCTGGGCCGCGGCGACGGCCTCGGCCGTGAGCGGGACCGCGCCCTCGGCATCGGCCGCGTTCTCGGCGCCCGCCAGCCGGAGCACGACGTCGGCAGCCGTCCCGGTGCCGAACACCTGGACGAGCCCGGCGCCCCGCGCGTAGACGAACAGGACGCGGGGCGGCGTGGCCGGACGGAGCGCCTCAGCGTCGGCGAGCTGGCGGCGCATCCGGCCGACGAGCGAGTCCGCCTCGGCGGCGCGGCCGAGGACCCGGCCGAGCGCCTGCACGCGGGCGACCGCCTCCTCGACGGTGCTCGGCGTGGGCACGCGCACGACCGGCACGCCCGAGGCCTCGATCTGGCCCAGGACCGCCGGCGGCCCGGTCTCGTCGGACGCCAGCACCATCGTCGGCGTCAGGGACAGGACGCCCTCGGCCGAGGTCTGGCGGAAGTAGTTCAGCCGCGGCATCTCCAGCACCGCCGCCGGGTACAGGCTCGACTGGTCCGTCCCGACGACGCGGTCCCCGAGGCCGAGGGCGTAGACGGTCTCGGTGATCGGTCCGCCCAGTACCACCACGCGCGAGGCGTCGAGCGACGCGGGGTCCACGTCGGCCAGCATCGGCGCGGCCAGCACGGACTCGCCGGCCGTCGTGTCGGGGGCCGGAGCGTCCGCGCGGTCCGGTGAGGAGGCCTCGCCGCACCCGACCAGCGGGGCGGCGAGGAGCAGGGTCAGGAGGAAGGCGCGCATCAGTCCTCCGTCGTCTCGAATCCGCGCGAGCCGTCCGGCTGGACGACGTACTCGAACGTGTAGTAGCGGCTCGCGTCCGTCTGCGGGTTCGGCGTGGCCGGGTTGCCCTGGTAGTAGCTCAGGATGCGGACCTTGGCGTAGTCGCCGTCGCCCGTCGTCAGGACGATCGTCCGGCCCGCGACCGGGACGATCAGGTTGGTCGCCGAGCTGTAGCTGTACCAGCCGTTGTCGGACCCGGTGCAGATCGCGTAGGGCGCGCCCGGGAAGGTGCCGCCGGGCGTCTCGACGGCGGGGCAGTTGGCGTTCGCTCCGTCCGCCGCGTAGCCCGTCGCCGGGGCCTCGGTGACGTCGGCGAAGGCCTCCGTGAGGACCTGGGCCGTGCCCCCGCCCGGCCCGCTCGTCCCGCCGTTGACGATGATCGTCGTGCCGCGGAAGCCGAGGTCCCAGGCGGTCCCGGTCGAGTCGGCGGCGCGCACGGCAGCGTCGGTCTCGGACGACGAGAGAACGATCTCGCCCGTGTCGAGGTCGAAGAGCGTGAACAGGTTGTTGGCGAGCGGGGCACCCGTGTTCGGGTCGCGACCCGAGGTCGGGTCGGCCTCCACGTCGGTGGCGGTCTGGACGTTGAGGGGCGTGGGCTCGGACTCCGGACCGGTGGAGTCGCAGGCCGAGAGGACGAGAGCGCCCGTGAGGGCGAGAAGCAAGAGGCGAGACATGAGAGAGCGCCAGCGGCGCGATTCGGGGGGAGTTAAAACGAGAGGCCGAGCGACGCGAAGACGGTGCGCCCGGGCATGGAGGGGACGAGCGTGGCCCGCGTGACGTCGGCGAGGTTGTTGACCCCGAACTGAGCGTCGAGGCGGCCGACAGGGAGCGCGATGGTGCGCGTGAGGGTGAGGTCGAGGACCCCGTAGCCGGCGACGAACTCGTCGTCGCGGTTGGCGAGGCCGTTGCCGTCGAGGTCGCGGTAGCCGTAGCGGCTCCGCCAGCGGCCCCGCAGCGAGGCCGAGGCGGGCCCCCGCGTGAGCGTCGCACGGACCGTGGCCGCGTGCGGCGACCGCCCGAACAGCCCGCCGTAGTCCCCGACGCCGAGGCGCACCTCGCGCCCGTCGGGGTCACGACCGAAGACGGTCCCGGTGGCGAGGGCGTCCACGACGTCGCGGTCGCGGGCCTGGAGGAACTGGTAGCTCGCGGTCAGGTCGAGTCCCTCCGCCGGCCGGGCCGTGACCTGCGCGTCCAGCCCCCGCGTGACGATGCGGTCGAGGTTGAAGTAGCCGAAGACCGACTGCCCGTTCGTCTTCTGCGCGACCGGCTGGGTCTCGATCAAGTCCGACACCTCGTTCCAGAACCCGCCGAGTTCGACCGAGAGGCCCGGCACCACGTCGACCGAGACACCCGCGTTGAGCGCGACGGAGCTTTCCGCCTCGATGGCGCCGAGCGCCGACGGGTCGAGGAAGACCTGAGCGATCTGCCCCTGGGCCTGCAACTCCGCCACGCCCTCCGCCAGCCGCGTCGAGCCGAACACGCTGTAGCCGGCGGCAGCGTTCGTGAACGCGAGGTAGAGCTGGCGGAAGGCTGGGGCCTTGAAGCCGCTCCCCACGCTCGCCCGCAGCCGCACCGCCGGGCTCGGGCGGACGATGGCCGAGAGCTTCGGCGTCAGCCGCGCCGCGTAGTCCGTGTGGGCGTCGAACCGCGCGCTCGCGGTGACCGCCAGGAGGCGCGACGGGGCCCACTCGTGCTGGGCGAAGGCGTACCCCTGCTGCGCGCTCGGGGCCTGGCCCGAGGCATCCGGCGCGTACCGGTCGCCCGCCAACCGCTCGTCGATCACGCCGACGCCCGCGACGGTGAGGTGGCGGGCGCTCCACGCGGCGTCGACCTGGGCCTCGGCCTTCGCGTAGCGCTGGTCGAAGTCGTCGGCATAGCTCAGCGCGCCGTCGGACTGGCGGCGATGGCGCGTCTCGGTGGCGTAACGCGCGCCGTAGAGCGTCGTCGTGAGGCGGAGGCGGTCGCCCAGCGGGACCGTCACCTCGGGATGGAGGCTCCAGTCGATCCGGCTCGCCGTGTCATCGTAGGGCACCTCGGCCCCGTCTTCGACCCCGGCGAACGCGCCCGCCTGGTCCTGAGCCGCCAGCCGGGCCCCGAGGCGCATCCGCGCCGCCCCCAGGTCGGCACTCGCCCGGAGGTCGGCCGTCCAGTCGGTGAAGGCCGGGGTCGTCGGGCCGAAGGCGTCCGGCGTCAGGTCGTAGCCGTCCGACCCGTAGCGGTTGACGAGCGCGCGGGCTGCCCACCCACGCCGGCCGACGGCCACCTCGGCGGTCGCGTCGGACTGCCCGTACGACCCGGCGCGGAGCCGGACGCTGCCGGTCTCCAGGCCCGGTGCCGGGAGGTCGGTCACGAGGTTGACGACGCCCGCGAGGGCCTCGCTCCCATAGAGCGACGACGAGGGCCCCTCGACCACCTCCACCCGCGACACGCCCGCGACGGTCAGCCGGTCGAGGTCGAGCGTGCCGGCCGTCCGCCCGACGACTGGCTCGCCGTCGAGCAGCACGAGGGTGTAGTCGGACGCGAAGCCCTGCACCTGAAGCCCGGTCCCGTGGTCGTCGAACAGGAACAGCCCCGGCACCGCCTCCAGCACCTCCCCGAGGCGGATCGCCCCCTGCTGCCGCATCTCTGTCGCGTCGACGACGGTGGTAGGCACGGACACGTCTTCGAGCGCGCGGGCCGTCCGTGTGGCCGTCACCACCACCGTGCCCGTCTCGACCGGCGCCTCGTCGAGGCGGACCTCGACACGCTCGGTCTTTCCGGGCCGCACCTCGACGGCCACCTCCGCTGAGGCGAAGCCGACCGCCGAGACCGTCAGCACGAGGCGGCCCTCGGGGAGATCTGCGAGGGTGAACCGGCCGTCGCCGTCTGCGGCGGTGCCTCGGCTCTGCGCGACCAGCCAGACCGTCGCGCCCGGGATGGCCTGCCCGGTGGCCGAGGCCGTCACCCGCCCCTCCACCTGCCCGCGCGACTGCGCCGCGGCCGGAAGGCCAACGCTGATCAGGAGGACGGCGGCGAGGACGCGCATGAGGGAGTGGCTTGAGGCCCGGATCACTATCTGGACTCAGTCTAAGTTTAGATCAGATCCAGATAGTGTGCCTCCCTGAACTTCACGCACTCTGGATCGACGAGTCCTTCGGGCACGACCCACCTCCTGCCCGCCTCTCAGGCCGCCCCTCCCTTCCCTCACCGACCAGACGCACGAAGGCCCGTCCGCACGGGGCAGACGGGCCTCCTATTCTCAGCGCCTCCCGAGAGAGCCTCAGCCGGCCACCAAGTCCTCGGGGTCGGGCACGACCGTGTCCAGCACACGAGCCGACGAGAGCACCCCCGGCATCCCCGCGCCCGGGTGCGTCCCCGCGCCGACGAGGTAGAGCCCGTCCACGTCCTCGCTGGCGTTGTGGGGGCGCATGTAGGCGCTCTGCATGAGTTGCGGCTCCAGCGAGAACGCGGCGCCCTTGACCGAGAGGTAGTCGTCGAGGAAGCCCTGCGGGGTGAGGGTCAGGCTGGCCGTCACGTGTTCGCTCAGGCCGGGCAGCACGGTCGCCTCCAGGTACGCCTCGACCTTCTGACGGTACACCTCGGTCTCCGTGGACCAGTCGGTGCCCGAGTCGAGGTGCGGGACCGGCGAGAGGACGTAGAACGTGTCGTGGCCCGCCGGCGCCATGCTGGGGTCCGTCGCCGTCGGGCGGTGGAGGTAGAGCGAGAAGTCGTCGGCCAGGACCTTCTTGTGGAAGATGTCGTCGAGGAGCGCCTTGTAGCGCTCGCCCAGCAGGATGGTGTGGTGGGCGACGTCGTCGTAGGTCTTGTCCGTCCCGAAGTACCAGACGAAGAGGCTCATCGAGTGCTTGGCCTTCGCCAGCTTGGCATCGGTCCACGTGGTCCGGTGTTCCGGGGCGACCAGCTTCTGGTAGGTCCAGGCCGCGTCGGCGTTGGACACGACCACCTCCGCCTCGATGGACTCCCCGGACGCCAGGCGAACGCCCGTCGCCCGAGGCTTCCCCGCGCTCGCGTCGACGGTGATCTCCTCGACGGTCTCGCCGAGGCGGAGGGTGCCGCCGTGGCGCGCGAACAGGTCGGCCATCCCCGTCACGATGGCGCCGGTGCCGCCCATCGCATACCACACCCCCCAGTGGCGCTCCAAGTACGCGATGAGCGCGTAGATGCTCGTCGTCGAGAACGGGTTGCCGCCGACGAGCAACGGGTGGAAGCTGAACACCTTCCGCAGCCGACGGTCCTCGATGTACTTCGAGACGAGCCCGTAGACCGTCCGGTGGCTCTCCAGCGCCACCATGGACGGGATGATCTTGGCCATGTGTGCGGCCCGGTCGAACGGGACGTGGCCGAGTTCGAGGAAGCCGGTCTCGAAGATGGTCTCGCTCTTGGCCAGGAAACGGCGGTAGCCCGCCACGTCGGCCGGGTTGAACCGGGCGATCTCGGCCTCCATCGCATCCTGGTCGCCGGTGTAGTCGAACACGCTCCCATCGTCGAAGCGGATGCGGTAGAACGGCGTCGTGGGGACGAAGTCGAGGTGCGCCTCGCGCGACTCGTCGAACAGCGCCCACAGCTCGTCGAACAGGAACGGCGCCGTGATGAGCGTCGGCCCCATGTCGAAGGTGTAGTGCCCTGGCGTGCCGTCTGTGCCCGTTCCGGGGACGCGCTCGACACGCGCCCGCCCGCCCGGCTGGTCGAGGCGGTCGACGATGGTGACGCGGTAGCCGCGTGCGAGCAGGCGGAGGGCCGCCGCGAGCCCTCCGAAGCCCGCGCCGATGACGACGGCATCGGGCGCGTCGGGAGCCACCGGGACGGGCGGGCCCTCGGTGCGAAGGCGGGCGTCGGGGCGAACGGCGAGGCGGCGGATCCAGGACACGAAATCGGGTGGTGCGGGGCAGCCGAGTACCCGAGCCCTCGCGCCACCGTTCCACCTGGAATCCCCCCCGGGAACCATAGGGCAATACCTTATGTGCAAGAGCACCGCGCGACGCGCGGACTGGTCCCTGGATCTGACCCGCTAGCGCCCTGGACGCCCTCCCGCTCTCCGCTCTGCCCTTCCCCGCGCTCCGGCTCGATGCCGAGGGGTGCGTGGCGGAGGTCAACGATCTCGCGCGCGATCTCTTTCCCGCGTCCCCGGTCGGGCGAGCCGTGTCGTCGCTTTTCGCCGAAGGGGCGGCGCTTCCGGACGCCCCCTCCGCGCTGGCGGGGTGGCTGGGAGAAGGCCGACCTTTGAGCGTGGCAGGCGCCACGGGGCAGGTTCGGTTTCAGGCTCGAGCGAGCGCCTGGGAGAACGGCGGGCTCGTGGTGCTCGTGAGCCTCGCGGTGGAGGGCCCTCGCGAGATCGACGTGGACCTGCTCGCCCAGGCCGTCGACGCGGCGGACAACGCGGTGGTCATCGCCGACGTCCGCCACCCGGACGCTCCCCTGGTCTACGCCAACGAGTACTTCCTGCGCTTCACCGGCTACGAGACCCACGAGGTGATCGGGCGGAACTGCCGCTTCCTCCAGATGCACCGCGGCGAGTACGACAGCACGGGCGACGGACAGGAGGAGGCGCTGGACCGGATCCGTCACGGCATCGCGCACGCCGAACCCGTCCCGGGCGTGGTGCTGCGCAACTACCGCAAGGACGGGACGCTGTTCTACAACGAGCTCTTCCTGACGCCCGTGCGCGACGCCGCTGGCGTGATGACCCACATCATCGGCGTGCAGAACGACGTGACCTCCCGCATCGAGGCGATGCGGGAGCGGATGCAGGCGGCAGAGCGCCTCCAGAGCCTGTTCTCCGCCGCCGCCGTCCCGCTGGGGCTGCTGGAGCGCACGCCGGACGGCGAGTTGCTGCACGTCCTCCACAACGACGCCTCGCGCGACGCCCTCGGCCTCGGCGGCGAAGGGGGCGCGACGTTGGAGGCCATCGGCGAAGACGCCGTCGCCCGCTGGATGGCAGCTGCCGAGTCGGCCCGCCGATCCGGCGAGCCGGTCCGGTTCGACGTCTCGCTCGACGGCGACGACCGGACGTTCGAGGTCTTCCTCTCGCCCGTCCGCCCCGATGCCGAGCCAGACGCGCCGGAGCGCTTCCTCTACCTCGCCGCCGACGTGACCTCGGGGCGGGCCGCCGTGGAGGACCTGCTCCACGTCTCGAACCACCAGATGAAGCGCATCGCGCAGGACATCCACGACGGGCTCGGGCAGTCGCTCACGGGCGCAGCCATGATCGCGACCGCGCTCGCGCGCGACCTCCAGGGCACGCCCCAGGCTGCCGACGGCGCTCGCCTGCGGGACCTCCTGATCCGGTCCCAGAGCCAGCTCCGTTCCTTCGCCCTCGGTCTGGACCCCGTCGACCTCGACCGCCTCGGGATGGGAGAGGCGCTCGGACGCCTTGCTGCCGATGCCCAGGAGGTGCTCCGGGTCGACGTGGTCGTCGAGGACCGGCTGGCGGGGTTCCACCTGCACGACGAGGCCATGCTGGACTTTTACCGCATCGCCCAGGAGGCCCTGACCAACGCCGCCCGCCACGGTCGGGCGCGGACCGTCCGCCTCGCGCTCGACCGCGCCGAGGACGACGTGGTGCTGGCCATCGAAGACGACGGGCACGGCATCCAGCTGGCCCGCCCCAGCAACGACGGCATGGGCCTGCGCACCATGCGCGCCCGTGCCCAGCGACACGGGGGCACGCTCGCGATCGCTCCCCGGGCCGAGGGCGGCACCCGCGTCGAGCTGTCCACCCCCGCCGAGCGGGTCGGCGGGCGCTGAGTCAGGAGGGCAGCTCCCAGCTTTTTCGAGAGGCGGACACGAACCCGGGCATCGGTCCGTTTCGAGGAGGCTACCTCCTGCGGTTGTGTGTGTCCGCAGGACGCCGGTCGGGGCGCCACCTTCTCGAAGGGGCGCCCCGATCTCGTTTCTAGCCGTGCCGCGCCCGGAGGGGTCGCCCTCGGCAGAGTGTCTCGATCTCGTGTCGGACCACGGGGTCGGGCACCATGCCACGCCTCGACTCGTTGGACAGGCCGCCCCACGTCATCCTCCGGTGGGCGCTCCACCGCCGACCCGTTCCCTTCCGATCCGATCCCCCATGTCCGACGTCAAGCGCAAAGCCTCTGTCGCGCTC from Rubrivirga sp. SAORIC476 encodes the following:
- a CDS encoding sensor histidine kinase produces the protein MSSLFAEGAALPDAPSALAGWLGEGRPLSVAGATGQVRFQARASAWENGGLVVLVSLAVEGPREIDVDLLAQAVDAADNAVVIADVRHPDAPLVYANEYFLRFTGYETHEVIGRNCRFLQMHRGEYDSTGDGQEEALDRIRHGIAHAEPVPGVVLRNYRKDGTLFYNELFLTPVRDAAGVMTHIIGVQNDVTSRIEAMRERMQAAERLQSLFSAAAVPLGLLERTPDGELLHVLHNDASRDALGLGGEGGATLEAIGEDAVARWMAAAESARRSGEPVRFDVSLDGDDRTFEVFLSPVRPDAEPDAPERFLYLAADVTSGRAAVEDLLHVSNHQMKRIAQDIHDGLGQSLTGAAMIATALARDLQGTPQAADGARLRDLLIRSQSQLRSFALGLDPVDLDRLGMGEALGRLAADAQEVLRVDVVVEDRLAGFHLHDEAMLDFYRIAQEALTNAARHGRARTVRLALDRAEDDVVLAIEDDGHGIQLARPSNDGMGLRTMRARAQRHGGTLAIAPRAEGGTRVELSTPAERVGGR
- a CDS encoding HmuY family protein codes for the protein MLLALTGALVLSACDSTGPESEPTPLNVQTATDVEADPTSGRDPNTGAPLANNLFTLFDLDTGEIVLSSSETDAAVRAADSTGTAWDLGFRGTTIIVNGGTSGPGGGTAQVLTEAFADVTEAPATGYAADGANANCPAVETPGGTFPGAPYAICTGSDNGWYSYSSATNLIVPVAGRTIVLTTGDGDYAKVRILSYYQGNPATPNPQTDASRYYTFEYVVQPDGSRGFETTED
- a CDS encoding TonB-dependent receptor is translated as MRVLAAVLLISVGLPAAAQSRGQVEGRVTASATGQAIPGATVWLVAQSRGTAADGDGRFTLADLPEGRLVLTVSAVGFASAEVAVEVRPGKTERVEVRLDEAPVETGTVVVTATRTARALEDVSVPTTVVDATEMRQQGAIRLGEVLEAVPGLFLFDDHGTGLQVQGFASDYTLVLLDGEPVVGRTAGTLDLDRLTVAGVSRVEVVEGPSSSLYGSEALAGVVNLVTDLPAPGLETGSVRLRAGSYGQSDATAEVAVGRRGWAARALVNRYGSDGYDLTPDAFGPTTPAFTDWTADLRASADLGAARMRLGARLAAQDQAGAFAGVEDGAEVPYDDTASRIDWSLHPEVTVPLGDRLRLTTTLYGARYATETRHRRQSDGALSYADDFDQRYAKAEAQVDAAWSARHLTVAGVGVIDERLAGDRYAPDASGQAPSAQQGYAFAQHEWAPSRLLAVTASARFDAHTDYAARLTPKLSAIVRPSPAVRLRASVGSGFKAPAFRQLYLAFTNAAAGYSVFGSTRLAEGVAELQAQGQIAQVFLDPSALGAIEAESSVALNAGVSVDVVPGLSVELGGFWNEVSDLIETQPVAQKTNGQSVFGYFNLDRIVTRGLDAQVTARPAEGLDLTASYQFLQARDRDVVDALATGTVFGRDPDGREVRLGVGDYGGLFGRSPHAATVRATLTRGPASASLRGRWRSRYGYRDLDGNGLANRDDEFVAGYGVLDLTLTRTIALPVGRLDAQFGVNNLADVTRATLVPSMPGRTVFASLGLSF
- a CDS encoding hemin ABC transporter substrate-binding protein encodes the protein MRAFLLTLLLAAPLVGCGEASSPDRADAPAPDTTAGESVLAAPMLADVDPASLDASRVVVLGGPITETVYALGLGDRVVGTDQSSLYPAAVLEMPRLNYFRQTSAEGVLSLTPTMVLASDETGPPAVLGQIEASGVPVVRVPTPSTVEEAVARVQALGRVLGRAAEADSLVGRMRRQLADAEALRPATPPRVLFVYARGAGLVQVFGTGTAADVVLRLAGAENAADAEGAVPLTAEAVAAAQPDVVVIPSRGLESLGGAEGLFAQPGLAQTPAGAARRVVAVDDALLLGLGPRFGEGVAELARALADAGSR
- the crtI gene encoding phytoene desaturase family protein — encoded protein: MSWIRRLAVRPDARLRTEGPPVPVAPDAPDAVVIGAGFGGLAAALRLLARGYRVTIVDRLDQPGGRARVERVPGTGTDGTPGHYTFDMGPTLITAPFLFDELWALFDESREAHLDFVPTTPFYRIRFDDGSVFDYTGDQDAMEAEIARFNPADVAGYRRFLAKSETIFETGFLELGHVPFDRAAHMAKIIPSMVALESHRTVYGLVSKYIEDRRLRKVFSFHPLLVGGNPFSTTSIYALIAYLERHWGVWYAMGGTGAIVTGMADLFARHGGTLRLGETVEEITVDASAGKPRATGVRLASGESIEAEVVVSNADAAWTYQKLVAPEHRTTWTDAKLAKAKHSMSLFVWYFGTDKTYDDVAHHTILLGERYKALLDDIFHKKVLADDFSLYLHRPTATDPSMAPAGHDTFYVLSPVPHLDSGTDWSTETEVYRQKVEAYLEATVLPGLSEHVTASLTLTPQGFLDDYLSVKGAAFSLEPQLMQSAYMRPHNASEDVDGLYLVGAGTHPGAGMPGVLSSARVLDTVVPDPEDLVAG